A stretch of Vespula vulgaris chromosome 5, iyVesVulg1.1, whole genome shotgun sequence DNA encodes these proteins:
- the LOC127064217 gene encoding protein TRC8 homolog, translated as MEFPLWNKFFIFADIIMRVPPLFIIDGLFRISLGLPDETIVLNSTDNDFKITSVLNTFVEFVPLVGSESFLLEYFNFEQQGYQMFIMIMLKFIVCCIGCIAALCTFMLWTKHLIIVYLYMISIGVIFISYWSNVSTIKAVIAYVSKPEYTNSILDDILHLNLTSIIKEGTGSLLFQNYILQCLLASIFCYIHFAPRYLILQKLLVMSFMTPSLLAIHPLPISILYNAPVFATLLPLAVCKFIIWYNGVLILKTIYMGYAHARNFISNYGLSALVETEWFRLNVPCVLRTFWLLRIGEEVVQILGNHYGDEDFSYYHMLRTLLVNGCETLTAVLGMTSIISLICHYIGCFFQWVLLTEDGDEKSIGTISAILFYILALQTGLTSLDRENRLVKLCRNFCLLFTAVLHFVHNIVNPLLMSLSASHNPALHRHLRALAVCAFLIFFPVSLLVFLWSQFSVSTWLLAVSVFSVEVIVKVMVSLAIYVLFLIDAYRTAFWEELDDCVYIIRSFGNIVEFAFGVILLFNGFWILIFEAGGAIRAIMMCIHAYFNIWCEVKAGWLVFMKRRTAVNKINSLAEAKFEQLRSLNDVCAICYQEMQAAKITRCNHYFHGVCLRKWLYVQDRCPLCHDVVYKPQNKEDCSTDSLSPE; from the exons ATGGAATTTCCTTTATGGaataagttttttatttttgctgaTATTATAATGAGAGTACCACCTTTGTTCATCATCGATGGATTATTTAGAATCAGTCTTGGATTACCTGATGAAACTATTGTATTAAATAGTACAGATAATGACTTTAAAATTACCAGTGTATTGAATACTTTTGTGGAATTTGTTCCTTTGGTTGGTTCAGAATCCTTTTTATTGGAATACTTTAATTTTGAACAACAAGGTTATCAAATGTTTATTATGATAATGTTGAAATTTATAGTATGCTGTATAg GATGTATAGCAGCTTTATGCACATTTATGTTATGGACAAAACATCTTATAATCGTGTACTTATACATGATATCTATAggagtaatatttatatcctaTTGGTCTAATGTTAGTACTATCAAAGCTGTTATAGCATATGTGAGCAAACCTGAATATACAAACAGTATATTGGATGATATATTACATTTGAATCTGACTTCTATTATCAAGGAAGGAACAGGATCTTTGCTTTTTCAAAACTATATATTACAGTGTTTATTGGCTagcattttttgttatatacacTTCGCTCCAAGATATTTAATTCTTCAAAAATTGCTGGTAATGAGTTTTATGACACCATCACTTCTGGCTATCCATCCATTACCT ATATCGATTCTTTATAATGCGCCAGTTTTTGCAACACTGCTTCCATTAGCtgtttgtaaatttattatttggtACAATGGCGTTTTAATTCTGAAAACCATTTATATGGGATATGCTCATGCACGCAattttataagtaattatGGTCTATCTGCTCTTGTAGAGACAGAATGGTTCCGTCTAAACGTTCCATGCGTATTACGTACGTTTTGGTTGTTGAGAATAGGAGAAGAAGTTGTACAAATTTTGGGAAATCATTATGGAGATGAAGATTTCTCATATTATCATATGCTCAGAACCTTATTGGTAAATGGATGTGAGACCTTAACTGCAGTGTTAGGGATGACTAGtataatttctcttatttgCCATTATATTGGTTGCTTCTTCCAATGGGTATTATTGACCGAGGATGGCGATGAAAAAAGCATCGGCACGATATCCGCAATATTATTCTACATATTAGCACTTCAAACTGGATTGACAAGCttagatagagaaaatcgATTAGTCAAACTATGTAGAAATTTTTGCTTATTATTTACTGCAGTACTACATTTTGTACATAACATTGTAAATCCACTCTTAATGTCTCTCAGTGCTTCACATAATCCAGCACTGCATAGGCATTTACGTGCTCTTGCAGTTTGCGCCTTCCTTATATTCTTTCCAGTTTCTCTATTGGTATTCCTTTGGTCACAGTTTAGTGTGAGCACATGGTTATTGGCTGTGTCTGTTTTCAGTGTTGAGGTAATAGTCAAGGTAATGGTATCCTTGGCTATATATGTCTTATTTCTCATTGATGCATATCGTACTGCATTTTGGGAAGAGTTAGATGATTGCGTTTATATTATAAGATCTTTTGGCAATATCGTAGAATTTGCCTTTGGCGTTATATTACTCTTCAATGGTTTCTGGATATTAATCTTTGAAGCTGGCGGTGCTATTCGTGCTATTATGATGTGCATTCACGCATACTTCAATATTTGGTGTGAAGTCAAAGCTGGGTGGCTAGTTTTTATGAAGAGACGAACTGCAGTcaacaaaattaattctttgGCCGAAGCGAAGTTTGAACAGCTACGATCTCTCAATGACGTATGTGCCATATGCTACCAAGAAATGCAGGCTGCAAAGATTACACGCTGCAATCATTACTTCCATGGCGTGTGCCTACGAAAATGGCTCTACGTACAAGATCGATGTCCACTTTGTCATGATGTCGTCTATAAGCCTCAAAATAAGGAGGACTGTTCTACGGATTCGCTGTCACcggaatag
- the LOC127064229 gene encoding serine/threonine-protein phosphatase 2A 55 kDa regulatory subunit B alpha isoform isoform X1 — MNPRGNLRFRKRDQELDIDSSNTTDTSETESDDGTYEYEQELFELGNGDIQWCFSQVKGTLEDDVTEADIISCVEFNHDGDLLATGDKGGRVVIFQRDPISKNSIPRRGEYNVYSTFQSHEPEFDYLKSLEIEEKINKIRWLKRKNPAHFLLSTNDKTIKLWKVSERDKRVEGYNTKEENGAIRDPACITALRVPTIKPMELMVEASPRRIFANAHTYHINSISVNSDQETYLSADDLRINLWHLEITDQSFNIVDIKPTNMEELTEVITAAEFHPVECNVLVYSSSKGTIRLCDMRSAALCDHHSKLFEEPEDPTNKSFFSEIISSISDVKLSNSGRYMISRDYLSVKVWDLQMETKPIECYPVHEYLRSKLCSLYENDCIFDKFECCWSGNDCAIMTGSYNNFFRVFDRNTKRDLTLEAARDIAKPKTLLKPRKVCTGGKRKKDEISVDCLDFNKKILHTAWHPSENVVAVAATNNLFLFQDKL; from the exons ATGAACCCGCGAGGTAATCTAcgatttagaaaaagagacCAAGAATTGGACATAGATAGTAGTAATACGACAGACACGAGCGAGACCGAATCCGATGATGGTACTTACGAATACGAACAAGAACTTTTCGAACTAG GCAATGGTGACATTCAGTGGTGTTTCTCGCAAGTGAAAGGGACTTTGGAAGACGACGTTACCGAAG CTGATATAATATCGTGTGTTGAATTTAATCACGATGGTGACCTTCTTGCAACTGGGGATAAGGGTGGACGTGTTGTTATTTTTCAAAGGGATCCTATT AGTAAAAACAGTATACCACGGAGAGGTGAATATAATGTATACAGCACTTTCCAAAGCCACGAGCCTGAATTTGATTACCTGAAATCgttagaaatagaagaaaaaattaataaaattaggtggttaaaaagaaaaaatccggCACACTTTTTACTTTCCACGAATGATAAGACAATAAAATTGTGGAAAGTTAGTGAAAGGGACAAGAGAGTGGAAGgatataatacaaaagaagagaatggTGCGATCCGGGACCCTGCCTGTATAACTGCCTTGAGG GTGCCAACCATAAAACCAATGGAGTTAATGGTGGAGGCATCACCAAGGAGAATATTTGCCAATGCGCACACTTACCATATAAACAGTATAAGTGTAAACAGTGATCAAGAAACATACCTCAGTGCAGATGATCTTAGAATTAATTTGTGGCATCTTGAAATTACTGATCAGAGTTTTA ATATAGTAGACATAAAACCTACTAACATGGAAGAATTGACAGAAGTCATAACAGCTGCAGAATTTCATCCTGTAGAGTGTAATGTCTTGGTTTATAGTAGTAGCAAAGGGACCATCAGACTTTGCGATATGAGATCTGCTGCTCTTTGTGATCATCATAGTAAACTTTTTGAAGAACCAGAAGATCCGACCAATAAGAGTTTTTTCTCAGAGATAATCTCAAGTATAAGTGATGTTAAGCTCAGTAACTCCGGTAGATACATGATTAGTAGGGACTACCTCAGTGTTAAAGTGTGGGATCTACAAATGGAAACAAAACCCATTGAATGCTATCCT GTACATGAATACTTAAGATCAAAATTATGTTCACTTTATGAAAATGATTGCATCTTCGACAAATTTGAGTGCTGTTGGAGTGGTAATGATTGTGCCATTATGACAGGctcgtataataatttctttagaGTATTTGATCGTAATACCAAACGTGATTTAACTTTGGAAGCAGCACGTGACATTGCCAAACCAAAAACTCTTTTGAAGCCTCGTAAG GTGTGCACTGGTGGAAAACGTAAGAAGGATGAGATTAGTGTCGATTGTTTGgatttcaacaaaaaaatattacatactgCGTGGCATCCATCTGAAAATGTTGTAGCAGTTGCAGCTacaaataatcttttcttattccaaGACAAACTCTAG
- the LOC127064229 gene encoding protein phosphatase PP2A 55 kDa regulatory subunit isoform X4, giving the protein MDYAETSSNGDIQWCFSQVKGTLEDDVTEADIISCVEFNHDGDLLATGDKGGRVVIFQRDPISKNSIPRRGEYNVYSTFQSHEPEFDYLKSLEIEEKINKIRWLKRKNPAHFLLSTNDKTIKLWKVSERDKRVEGYNTKEENGAIRDPACITALRVPTIKPMELMVEASPRRIFANAHTYHINSISVNSDQETYLSADDLRINLWHLEITDQSFNIVDIKPTNMEELTEVITAAEFHPVECNVLVYSSSKGTIRLCDMRSAALCDHHSKLFEEPEDPTNKSFFSEIISSISDVKLSNSGRYMISRDYLSVKVWDLQMETKPIECYPVHEYLRSKLCSLYENDCIFDKFECCWSGNDCAIMTGSYNNFFRVFDRNTKRDLTLEAARDIAKPKTLLKPRKVCTGGKRKKDEISVDCLDFNKKILHTAWHPSENVVAVAATNNLFLFQDKL; this is encoded by the exons ATGGATTACGCCGAAACTTCAA GCAATGGTGACATTCAGTGGTGTTTCTCGCAAGTGAAAGGGACTTTGGAAGACGACGTTACCGAAG CTGATATAATATCGTGTGTTGAATTTAATCACGATGGTGACCTTCTTGCAACTGGGGATAAGGGTGGACGTGTTGTTATTTTTCAAAGGGATCCTATT AGTAAAAACAGTATACCACGGAGAGGTGAATATAATGTATACAGCACTTTCCAAAGCCACGAGCCTGAATTTGATTACCTGAAATCgttagaaatagaagaaaaaattaataaaattaggtggttaaaaagaaaaaatccggCACACTTTTTACTTTCCACGAATGATAAGACAATAAAATTGTGGAAAGTTAGTGAAAGGGACAAGAGAGTGGAAGgatataatacaaaagaagagaatggTGCGATCCGGGACCCTGCCTGTATAACTGCCTTGAGG GTGCCAACCATAAAACCAATGGAGTTAATGGTGGAGGCATCACCAAGGAGAATATTTGCCAATGCGCACACTTACCATATAAACAGTATAAGTGTAAACAGTGATCAAGAAACATACCTCAGTGCAGATGATCTTAGAATTAATTTGTGGCATCTTGAAATTACTGATCAGAGTTTTA ATATAGTAGACATAAAACCTACTAACATGGAAGAATTGACAGAAGTCATAACAGCTGCAGAATTTCATCCTGTAGAGTGTAATGTCTTGGTTTATAGTAGTAGCAAAGGGACCATCAGACTTTGCGATATGAGATCTGCTGCTCTTTGTGATCATCATAGTAAACTTTTTGAAGAACCAGAAGATCCGACCAATAAGAGTTTTTTCTCAGAGATAATCTCAAGTATAAGTGATGTTAAGCTCAGTAACTCCGGTAGATACATGATTAGTAGGGACTACCTCAGTGTTAAAGTGTGGGATCTACAAATGGAAACAAAACCCATTGAATGCTATCCT GTACATGAATACTTAAGATCAAAATTATGTTCACTTTATGAAAATGATTGCATCTTCGACAAATTTGAGTGCTGTTGGAGTGGTAATGATTGTGCCATTATGACAGGctcgtataataatttctttagaGTATTTGATCGTAATACCAAACGTGATTTAACTTTGGAAGCAGCACGTGACATTGCCAAACCAAAAACTCTTTTGAAGCCTCGTAAG GTGTGCACTGGTGGAAAACGTAAGAAGGATGAGATTAGTGTCGATTGTTTGgatttcaacaaaaaaatattacatactgCGTGGCATCCATCTGAAAATGTTGTAGCAGTTGCAGCTacaaataatcttttcttattccaaGACAAACTCTAG
- the LOC127064229 gene encoding protein phosphatase PP2A 55 kDa regulatory subunit isoform X3, producing the protein MKRSPSNIMRQSSLTKLGSMINTAVNKRAGNGDIQWCFSQVKGTLEDDVTEADIISCVEFNHDGDLLATGDKGGRVVIFQRDPISKNSIPRRGEYNVYSTFQSHEPEFDYLKSLEIEEKINKIRWLKRKNPAHFLLSTNDKTIKLWKVSERDKRVEGYNTKEENGAIRDPACITALRVPTIKPMELMVEASPRRIFANAHTYHINSISVNSDQETYLSADDLRINLWHLEITDQSFNIVDIKPTNMEELTEVITAAEFHPVECNVLVYSSSKGTIRLCDMRSAALCDHHSKLFEEPEDPTNKSFFSEIISSISDVKLSNSGRYMISRDYLSVKVWDLQMETKPIECYPVHEYLRSKLCSLYENDCIFDKFECCWSGNDCAIMTGSYNNFFRVFDRNTKRDLTLEAARDIAKPKTLLKPRKVCTGGKRKKDEISVDCLDFNKKILHTAWHPSENVVAVAATNNLFLFQDKL; encoded by the exons ATGAAGAGGAGTCCATCCAATATCATGAGGCAGTCCAGCCTCACGAAACTTGGTTCTATGATCAACACCGCTGTCAACAAAAGAGCTG GCAATGGTGACATTCAGTGGTGTTTCTCGCAAGTGAAAGGGACTTTGGAAGACGACGTTACCGAAG CTGATATAATATCGTGTGTTGAATTTAATCACGATGGTGACCTTCTTGCAACTGGGGATAAGGGTGGACGTGTTGTTATTTTTCAAAGGGATCCTATT AGTAAAAACAGTATACCACGGAGAGGTGAATATAATGTATACAGCACTTTCCAAAGCCACGAGCCTGAATTTGATTACCTGAAATCgttagaaatagaagaaaaaattaataaaattaggtggttaaaaagaaaaaatccggCACACTTTTTACTTTCCACGAATGATAAGACAATAAAATTGTGGAAAGTTAGTGAAAGGGACAAGAGAGTGGAAGgatataatacaaaagaagagaatggTGCGATCCGGGACCCTGCCTGTATAACTGCCTTGAGG GTGCCAACCATAAAACCAATGGAGTTAATGGTGGAGGCATCACCAAGGAGAATATTTGCCAATGCGCACACTTACCATATAAACAGTATAAGTGTAAACAGTGATCAAGAAACATACCTCAGTGCAGATGATCTTAGAATTAATTTGTGGCATCTTGAAATTACTGATCAGAGTTTTA ATATAGTAGACATAAAACCTACTAACATGGAAGAATTGACAGAAGTCATAACAGCTGCAGAATTTCATCCTGTAGAGTGTAATGTCTTGGTTTATAGTAGTAGCAAAGGGACCATCAGACTTTGCGATATGAGATCTGCTGCTCTTTGTGATCATCATAGTAAACTTTTTGAAGAACCAGAAGATCCGACCAATAAGAGTTTTTTCTCAGAGATAATCTCAAGTATAAGTGATGTTAAGCTCAGTAACTCCGGTAGATACATGATTAGTAGGGACTACCTCAGTGTTAAAGTGTGGGATCTACAAATGGAAACAAAACCCATTGAATGCTATCCT GTACATGAATACTTAAGATCAAAATTATGTTCACTTTATGAAAATGATTGCATCTTCGACAAATTTGAGTGCTGTTGGAGTGGTAATGATTGTGCCATTATGACAGGctcgtataataatttctttagaGTATTTGATCGTAATACCAAACGTGATTTAACTTTGGAAGCAGCACGTGACATTGCCAAACCAAAAACTCTTTTGAAGCCTCGTAAG GTGTGCACTGGTGGAAAACGTAAGAAGGATGAGATTAGTGTCGATTGTTTGgatttcaacaaaaaaatattacatactgCGTGGCATCCATCTGAAAATGTTGTAGCAGTTGCAGCTacaaataatcttttcttattccaaGACAAACTCTAG
- the LOC127064229 gene encoding protein phosphatase PP2A 55 kDa regulatory subunit isoform X6 yields MHHHCTLIIEYLEKYFFIQSKNSIPRRGEYNVYSTFQSHEPEFDYLKSLEIEEKINKIRWLKRKNPAHFLLSTNDKTIKLWKVSERDKRVEGYNTKEENGAIRDPACITALRVPTIKPMELMVEASPRRIFANAHTYHINSISVNSDQETYLSADDLRINLWHLEITDQSFNIVDIKPTNMEELTEVITAAEFHPVECNVLVYSSSKGTIRLCDMRSAALCDHHSKLFEEPEDPTNKSFFSEIISSISDVKLSNSGRYMISRDYLSVKVWDLQMETKPIECYPVHEYLRSKLCSLYENDCIFDKFECCWSGNDCAIMTGSYNNFFRVFDRNTKRDLTLEAARDIAKPKTLLKPRKVCTGGKRKKDEISVDCLDFNKKILHTAWHPSENVVAVAATNNLFLFQDKL; encoded by the exons ATGCACCATCATTGCACTTTGATTATAgagtatttagaaaaatatttctttatacagAGTAAAAACAGTATACCACGGAGAGGTGAATATAATGTATACAGCACTTTCCAAAGCCACGAGCCTGAATTTGATTACCTGAAATCgttagaaatagaagaaaaaattaataaaattaggtggttaaaaagaaaaaatccggCACACTTTTTACTTTCCACGAATGATAAGACAATAAAATTGTGGAAAGTTAGTGAAAGGGACAAGAGAGTGGAAGgatataatacaaaagaagagaatggTGCGATCCGGGACCCTGCCTGTATAACTGCCTTGAGG GTGCCAACCATAAAACCAATGGAGTTAATGGTGGAGGCATCACCAAGGAGAATATTTGCCAATGCGCACACTTACCATATAAACAGTATAAGTGTAAACAGTGATCAAGAAACATACCTCAGTGCAGATGATCTTAGAATTAATTTGTGGCATCTTGAAATTACTGATCAGAGTTTTA ATATAGTAGACATAAAACCTACTAACATGGAAGAATTGACAGAAGTCATAACAGCTGCAGAATTTCATCCTGTAGAGTGTAATGTCTTGGTTTATAGTAGTAGCAAAGGGACCATCAGACTTTGCGATATGAGATCTGCTGCTCTTTGTGATCATCATAGTAAACTTTTTGAAGAACCAGAAGATCCGACCAATAAGAGTTTTTTCTCAGAGATAATCTCAAGTATAAGTGATGTTAAGCTCAGTAACTCCGGTAGATACATGATTAGTAGGGACTACCTCAGTGTTAAAGTGTGGGATCTACAAATGGAAACAAAACCCATTGAATGCTATCCT GTACATGAATACTTAAGATCAAAATTATGTTCACTTTATGAAAATGATTGCATCTTCGACAAATTTGAGTGCTGTTGGAGTGGTAATGATTGTGCCATTATGACAGGctcgtataataatttctttagaGTATTTGATCGTAATACCAAACGTGATTTAACTTTGGAAGCAGCACGTGACATTGCCAAACCAAAAACTCTTTTGAAGCCTCGTAAG GTGTGCACTGGTGGAAAACGTAAGAAGGATGAGATTAGTGTCGATTGTTTGgatttcaacaaaaaaatattacatactgCGTGGCATCCATCTGAAAATGTTGTAGCAGTTGCAGCTacaaataatcttttcttattccaaGACAAACTCTAG
- the LOC127064229 gene encoding serine/threonine-protein phosphatase 2A 55 kDa regulatory subunit B alpha isoform isoform X2: MDRPTCSELRAPKNFTTLIRDKPLFSSMEELHEKLTELLGNGDIQWCFSQVKGTLEDDVTEADIISCVEFNHDGDLLATGDKGGRVVIFQRDPISKNSIPRRGEYNVYSTFQSHEPEFDYLKSLEIEEKINKIRWLKRKNPAHFLLSTNDKTIKLWKVSERDKRVEGYNTKEENGAIRDPACITALRVPTIKPMELMVEASPRRIFANAHTYHINSISVNSDQETYLSADDLRINLWHLEITDQSFNIVDIKPTNMEELTEVITAAEFHPVECNVLVYSSSKGTIRLCDMRSAALCDHHSKLFEEPEDPTNKSFFSEIISSISDVKLSNSGRYMISRDYLSVKVWDLQMETKPIECYPVHEYLRSKLCSLYENDCIFDKFECCWSGNDCAIMTGSYNNFFRVFDRNTKRDLTLEAARDIAKPKTLLKPRKVCTGGKRKKDEISVDCLDFNKKILHTAWHPSENVVAVAATNNLFLFQDKL; this comes from the exons atggataGACCGACGTGTTCGGAACTACGTGCTCCCAAGAATTTTACAACTCTGATCAGGGACAAGCCATTGTTTTCTTCTATGGAAGAGTTGCATGAAAAACTAACGGAACTCTTAG GCAATGGTGACATTCAGTGGTGTTTCTCGCAAGTGAAAGGGACTTTGGAAGACGACGTTACCGAAG CTGATATAATATCGTGTGTTGAATTTAATCACGATGGTGACCTTCTTGCAACTGGGGATAAGGGTGGACGTGTTGTTATTTTTCAAAGGGATCCTATT AGTAAAAACAGTATACCACGGAGAGGTGAATATAATGTATACAGCACTTTCCAAAGCCACGAGCCTGAATTTGATTACCTGAAATCgttagaaatagaagaaaaaattaataaaattaggtggttaaaaagaaaaaatccggCACACTTTTTACTTTCCACGAATGATAAGACAATAAAATTGTGGAAAGTTAGTGAAAGGGACAAGAGAGTGGAAGgatataatacaaaagaagagaatggTGCGATCCGGGACCCTGCCTGTATAACTGCCTTGAGG GTGCCAACCATAAAACCAATGGAGTTAATGGTGGAGGCATCACCAAGGAGAATATTTGCCAATGCGCACACTTACCATATAAACAGTATAAGTGTAAACAGTGATCAAGAAACATACCTCAGTGCAGATGATCTTAGAATTAATTTGTGGCATCTTGAAATTACTGATCAGAGTTTTA ATATAGTAGACATAAAACCTACTAACATGGAAGAATTGACAGAAGTCATAACAGCTGCAGAATTTCATCCTGTAGAGTGTAATGTCTTGGTTTATAGTAGTAGCAAAGGGACCATCAGACTTTGCGATATGAGATCTGCTGCTCTTTGTGATCATCATAGTAAACTTTTTGAAGAACCAGAAGATCCGACCAATAAGAGTTTTTTCTCAGAGATAATCTCAAGTATAAGTGATGTTAAGCTCAGTAACTCCGGTAGATACATGATTAGTAGGGACTACCTCAGTGTTAAAGTGTGGGATCTACAAATGGAAACAAAACCCATTGAATGCTATCCT GTACATGAATACTTAAGATCAAAATTATGTTCACTTTATGAAAATGATTGCATCTTCGACAAATTTGAGTGCTGTTGGAGTGGTAATGATTGTGCCATTATGACAGGctcgtataataatttctttagaGTATTTGATCGTAATACCAAACGTGATTTAACTTTGGAAGCAGCACGTGACATTGCCAAACCAAAAACTCTTTTGAAGCCTCGTAAG GTGTGCACTGGTGGAAAACGTAAGAAGGATGAGATTAGTGTCGATTGTTTGgatttcaacaaaaaaatattacatactgCGTGGCATCCATCTGAAAATGTTGTAGCAGTTGCAGCTacaaataatcttttcttattccaaGACAAACTCTAG
- the LOC127064229 gene encoding protein phosphatase PP2A 55 kDa regulatory subunit isoform X5, translating into MAGNGDIQWCFSQVKGTLEDDVTEADIISCVEFNHDGDLLATGDKGGRVVIFQRDPISKNSIPRRGEYNVYSTFQSHEPEFDYLKSLEIEEKINKIRWLKRKNPAHFLLSTNDKTIKLWKVSERDKRVEGYNTKEENGAIRDPACITALRVPTIKPMELMVEASPRRIFANAHTYHINSISVNSDQETYLSADDLRINLWHLEITDQSFNIVDIKPTNMEELTEVITAAEFHPVECNVLVYSSSKGTIRLCDMRSAALCDHHSKLFEEPEDPTNKSFFSEIISSISDVKLSNSGRYMISRDYLSVKVWDLQMETKPIECYPVHEYLRSKLCSLYENDCIFDKFECCWSGNDCAIMTGSYNNFFRVFDRNTKRDLTLEAARDIAKPKTLLKPRKVCTGGKRKKDEISVDCLDFNKKILHTAWHPSENVVAVAATNNLFLFQDKL; encoded by the exons ATGGCCG GCAATGGTGACATTCAGTGGTGTTTCTCGCAAGTGAAAGGGACTTTGGAAGACGACGTTACCGAAG CTGATATAATATCGTGTGTTGAATTTAATCACGATGGTGACCTTCTTGCAACTGGGGATAAGGGTGGACGTGTTGTTATTTTTCAAAGGGATCCTATT AGTAAAAACAGTATACCACGGAGAGGTGAATATAATGTATACAGCACTTTCCAAAGCCACGAGCCTGAATTTGATTACCTGAAATCgttagaaatagaagaaaaaattaataaaattaggtggttaaaaagaaaaaatccggCACACTTTTTACTTTCCACGAATGATAAGACAATAAAATTGTGGAAAGTTAGTGAAAGGGACAAGAGAGTGGAAGgatataatacaaaagaagagaatggTGCGATCCGGGACCCTGCCTGTATAACTGCCTTGAGG GTGCCAACCATAAAACCAATGGAGTTAATGGTGGAGGCATCACCAAGGAGAATATTTGCCAATGCGCACACTTACCATATAAACAGTATAAGTGTAAACAGTGATCAAGAAACATACCTCAGTGCAGATGATCTTAGAATTAATTTGTGGCATCTTGAAATTACTGATCAGAGTTTTA ATATAGTAGACATAAAACCTACTAACATGGAAGAATTGACAGAAGTCATAACAGCTGCAGAATTTCATCCTGTAGAGTGTAATGTCTTGGTTTATAGTAGTAGCAAAGGGACCATCAGACTTTGCGATATGAGATCTGCTGCTCTTTGTGATCATCATAGTAAACTTTTTGAAGAACCAGAAGATCCGACCAATAAGAGTTTTTTCTCAGAGATAATCTCAAGTATAAGTGATGTTAAGCTCAGTAACTCCGGTAGATACATGATTAGTAGGGACTACCTCAGTGTTAAAGTGTGGGATCTACAAATGGAAACAAAACCCATTGAATGCTATCCT GTACATGAATACTTAAGATCAAAATTATGTTCACTTTATGAAAATGATTGCATCTTCGACAAATTTGAGTGCTGTTGGAGTGGTAATGATTGTGCCATTATGACAGGctcgtataataatttctttagaGTATTTGATCGTAATACCAAACGTGATTTAACTTTGGAAGCAGCACGTGACATTGCCAAACCAAAAACTCTTTTGAAGCCTCGTAAG GTGTGCACTGGTGGAAAACGTAAGAAGGATGAGATTAGTGTCGATTGTTTGgatttcaacaaaaaaatattacatactgCGTGGCATCCATCTGAAAATGTTGTAGCAGTTGCAGCTacaaataatcttttcttattccaaGACAAACTCTAG